The following are encoded together in the Bacteroidota bacterium genome:
- a CDS encoding DASS family sodium-coupled anion symporter: MNWSQRLKLLSGPLAFIICLFCAPHAAEPLTIRTLGVAAWLILWWILEAAPIGATSLLPLILLPAIGNGTLKNTAANYGDPVIFLFMGGFIIAIAMEKWDLHRRIALNILKVTGTNANGIVLGFMIATAFISMWISNTATTVMMLPIGLSVIKLVEGTLGAEATSQKGFRNFSCSIMIGIAYAASIGGIGTIIGTPPNMVMTGFMKNLQGFDMPFIDWMYVGVPIVILMVGACYFLTTRWLLKNNLGSLGNTQELIDTEMQKLGKTSYEQIIIGLLFAFTVLLWVGRQFINKQLGAEVLHDTTIALITGLLLFVIPSKNKEKQGALIDWDDVQKMPWKILLLFGGGFALAGAVETVGIINTVGHWVASIQGIDAYLLVTLLAAAGVLLSEIMGNVALATIYIPVAMGIGSSLGLSPILFAIPIAISTSFGFMLPIATPPNAIAYGSGYIHSKEMLKVGSLLNIFGIILLYFITRWWLPLVFSYLA, from the coding sequence ATGAACTGGTCGCAACGCCTAAAACTACTATCCGGCCCCCTCGCATTTATTATTTGCCTGTTTTGTGCGCCCCACGCGGCTGAACCGCTTACCATCCGTACACTGGGCGTTGCAGCATGGCTTATTTTGTGGTGGATACTGGAAGCTGCACCCATAGGGGCTACATCGTTGTTACCATTAATACTATTACCTGCCATCGGCAACGGCACGTTAAAAAATACTGCCGCCAATTATGGCGACCCTGTAATTTTTCTGTTCATGGGAGGCTTTATCATAGCCATTGCTATGGAAAAATGGGATTTACACCGCCGTATTGCCCTCAACATACTAAAGGTTACAGGCACCAATGCCAACGGCATTGTATTAGGCTTTATGATTGCTACCGCCTTTATCAGTATGTGGATTAGCAATACTGCCACAACGGTAATGATGCTGCCCATAGGATTATCAGTAATAAAATTAGTTGAAGGCACTTTAGGCGCTGAAGCAACCTCTCAAAAAGGATTCAGGAACTTCTCCTGTTCCATTATGATAGGTATTGCTTACGCGGCCAGCATAGGCGGAATTGGCACAATTATAGGCACCCCTCCTAACATGGTAATGACCGGGTTTATGAAAAACCTGCAAGGGTTTGATATGCCTTTTATTGATTGGATGTATGTGGGTGTCCCCATTGTGATTTTAATGGTTGGGGCTTGTTATTTCCTAACTACCCGTTGGCTGCTTAAAAACAACTTAGGATCATTGGGTAATACCCAAGAACTTATTGACACTGAAATGCAAAAGCTGGGTAAAACCAGTTATGAACAAATTATTATAGGTCTTTTATTTGCCTTTACGGTGCTGCTTTGGGTGGGTCGTCAGTTCATTAATAAGCAACTGGGTGCTGAGGTATTACACGATACCACCATTGCACTTATCACAGGGTTGCTACTGTTTGTTATCCCATCAAAAAATAAAGAAAAACAGGGCGCGCTGATTGATTGGGACGATGTACAAAAAATGCCTTGGAAGATTCTATTGTTGTTTGGAGGTGGCTTTGCCCTTGCCGGTGCCGTTGAAACAGTAGGTATAATAAATACCGTTGGCCATTGGGTGGCTAGTATACAAGGCATTGATGCTTATTTACTGGTTACGTTGCTTGCAGCGGCAGGCGTTTTACTTTCTGAAATTATGGGCAATGTGGCTCTTGCCACAATTTATATTCCGGTTGCCATGGGCATTGGTTCATCATTAGGGCTATCCCCTATTTTATTTGCCATACCCATTGCCATTTCTACTTCGTTTGGTTTTATGCTTCCTATTGCAACGCCTCCCAATGCTATCGCTTACGGAAGCGGCTATATCCACTCAAAAGAAATGCTCAAAGTAGGGTCGCTGCTCAACATTTTCGGCATTATACTTTTATACTTTATCACCCGATGGTGGTTGCCGTTGGTATTCAGCTATTTGGCGTAA
- a CDS encoding DUF763 domain-containing protein — protein MNGVRHADLPLHYGKVPDWLYKRMGLLGGAIIEAVAQEYGKGAVVSRLSDPFWFQTLGCVLGMDWHSSGITTSVMGALKGAINPRHKELGIYVCGGKGKQSTQTPAELLVFSDKTGLDGKELVRSSKLTAKVDNTAIQDGYQIYLHTFIVTDEGEWAVVQQGMNDDNGMARRYHWHSAQVKSFVEEPHTFIYGQNQGQILNLTDVFANTTKTAMLEITKERPVDVLTEVSKIVMPRHHELQAKDVDLKRLGSVLTLAHNTDLKNFEELLMLEGVGPRTIQSLALVSEVIHGTPSRFSDPARFTFAHGGKDGHPFPVPLKVYDETIEILKNSVEKAKIGNTDKQQALKSLTKVAQQLEKDFIPDEGAFETVIEHERNNSYKYSGRTVMGYAKPPKGQLTLL, from the coding sequence ATGAATGGAGTTCGTCATGCCGATTTACCGCTTCATTACGGTAAAGTGCCCGATTGGCTATACAAGCGTATGGGATTATTGGGCGGAGCCATTATTGAGGCAGTGGCACAAGAATATGGTAAGGGGGCAGTAGTATCTCGTTTGAGCGACCCTTTTTGGTTTCAGACGTTAGGTTGTGTGCTGGGTATGGATTGGCATTCTTCAGGCATTACTACTTCGGTAATGGGGGCTTTAAAGGGAGCAATCAACCCAAGACATAAAGAGTTGGGGATATACGTCTGTGGCGGCAAGGGGAAGCAATCAACCCAAACCCCCGCTGAATTGTTGGTGTTTTCTGATAAAACCGGCCTTGATGGTAAAGAGTTGGTTAGGAGCAGTAAACTAACTGCCAAAGTTGATAACACAGCCATCCAAGACGGGTATCAGATTTATCTGCATACATTTATTGTTACGGACGAGGGGGAGTGGGCGGTAGTGCAGCAAGGCATGAACGATGATAATGGAATGGCTCGCAGATATCATTGGCACTCGGCTCAAGTGAAGTCTTTTGTTGAGGAACCGCACACCTTTATTTATGGCCAAAATCAGGGGCAGATTTTAAATCTTACCGATGTGTTTGCCAATACCACAAAAACAGCAATGCTTGAAATAACCAAAGAGCGGCCTGTGGATGTATTAACAGAAGTGAGCAAAATTGTAATGCCCCGTCACCATGAGTTGCAGGCAAAGGATGTGGATTTGAAAAGGTTGGGTAGTGTTTTAACATTAGCTCATAATACTGACCTGAAAAACTTTGAAGAACTATTGATGCTGGAAGGAGTGGGACCTCGCACCATACAGTCATTGGCATTGGTGAGTGAAGTAATACACGGAACTCCATCACGGTTTAGCGATCCTGCCCGTTTTACATTTGCTCATGGCGGTAAGGATGGACATCCGTTTCCTGTTCCGCTAAAAGTTTATGACGAGACAATAGAGATATTGAAAAACTCTGTAGAAAAAGCCAAAATCGGGAATACTGATAAGCAGCAAGCATTGAAGAGCTTAACGAAGGTTGCTCAACAACTGGAAAAGGATTTTATACCCGATGAAGGCGCGTTTGAAACCGTAATTGAGCACGAGCGAAATAACTCGTATAAATATAGTGGACGAACGGTAATGGGATATGCTAAACCTCCTAAAGGACAGCTAACGCTATTATAA
- a CDS encoding outer membrane beta-barrel protein, whose product MKTILAPRNLVIATFFSLFFFLSCFTSVGAAPKDTAREPFTGRFYFYWGYNRGIFSRSDIHVKGPGYDFTVYDVKSKDHAENPSLVYLNPKLFTIPQFNVRMGYYITKRWSISLGYDHMKYVMQNNRMANVSGVITDAASDRFSGTYLQTPIYLDTSFLKFEHTDGLNIVTIDAEYTLPIWKQKQDKWRLEATMGTGGVWIVPRSDVRVMGKGLNNRFHMAGYTWTGKAGLRINGFKRFFFQMETRGGYISLPSVLVANDAPDIANHDFSFLEFTGVLGIRF is encoded by the coding sequence TTGAAAACAATTTTGGCACCACGTAATTTAGTTATAGCAACATTCTTTTCTTTATTCTTCTTTTTATCTTGTTTTACTAGTGTTGGCGCAGCTCCTAAAGATACCGCACGCGAACCTTTTACCGGTCGGTTTTATTTTTACTGGGGTTATAATAGAGGTATTTTTTCGCGGAGTGATATACATGTAAAAGGCCCCGGATACGACTTTACCGTGTACGATGTAAAAAGTAAAGACCATGCTGAAAACCCTTCGCTGGTATACCTTAACCCAAAGCTTTTTACCATTCCGCAATTTAATGTGCGCATGGGGTACTACATCACCAAACGCTGGTCAATATCATTGGGCTACGACCACATGAAGTATGTAATGCAAAACAACCGAATGGCAAATGTTTCGGGGGTTATTACTGACGCTGCTTCTGACAGGTTTTCAGGCACCTACTTACAAACCCCGATATATCTTGATACTTCATTCTTGAAATTTGAGCATACTGACGGATTAAACATTGTAACCATTGATGCTGAATACACCTTGCCTATCTGGAAACAAAAACAAGATAAATGGAGATTGGAAGCAACTATGGGTACCGGAGGAGTTTGGATAGTTCCGCGCAGCGATGTAAGAGTTATGGGTAAAGGACTAAACAACCGTTTCCACATGGCGGGTTACACTTGGACAGGTAAAGCCGGCCTTAGAATTAATGGCTTTAAACGCTTCTTTTTCCAAATGGAAACAAGGGGTGGTTATATTAGCCTTCCTTCGGTTTTGGTAGCCAATGACGCTCCTGATATTGCCAACCACGATTTCTCTTTCTTAGAGTTCACAGGGGTGCTTGGCATACGTTTCTAA
- a CDS encoding prohibitin family protein: MKVNTLCIILITATLLFSGCAKIIQDEVGVKRTFGRLNKNTLSPGLRFFNPFASTIIKVPVRTINLQIEAGLPSKEGLTIKSEISILYSVKKEEVPKILETVGLDFQEVLILPVFRSASADVCARFFAKDMHSSERAKIEKEIKEKMMDVLSERGFNIEAVLMKSITLPPSLSKAIEDKLSAEQEALRMEFILDRERREAERRTIEAEGKKKATVIAAEADKQVVIIAAEGKRQASILEAEGTKEANDLLNKSLGPLTIKYYQIEAFKDLCTSPNAKTIITDGKTPFLTMPD; this comes from the coding sequence ATGAAAGTAAACACTCTATGCATCATTTTAATTACTGCCACGCTATTATTTAGTGGCTGCGCTAAAATTATTCAAGACGAAGTTGGTGTGAAACGCACTTTCGGAAGATTGAATAAAAACACACTATCACCCGGTTTACGGTTTTTTAACCCTTTTGCTTCTACTATTATTAAAGTTCCCGTAAGGACTATTAACCTGCAAATTGAAGCCGGTTTGCCAAGTAAAGAAGGTCTTACTATCAAATCAGAAATCTCAATCCTGTACAGCGTTAAAAAAGAAGAAGTACCTAAAATTCTTGAGACTGTTGGTCTTGATTTTCAAGAAGTCTTGATACTCCCCGTTTTCCGGTCGGCTTCGGCAGATGTGTGTGCACGTTTTTTTGCAAAAGACATGCACAGTTCAGAAAGGGCTAAAATTGAGAAAGAGATTAAAGAAAAAATGATGGATGTTTTGAGTGAAAGGGGCTTTAATATTGAAGCGGTTTTGATGAAAAGTATAACGCTACCGCCCAGCCTATCAAAGGCAATTGAGGATAAATTATCAGCCGAGCAAGAGGCGTTGCGCATGGAATTTATACTTGACCGAGAACGTAGAGAGGCAGAACGCAGGACTATTGAAGCAGAAGGAAAGAAAAAAGCTACGGTAATAGCTGCCGAAGCTGATAAACAGGTGGTAATTATTGCTGCCGAAGGAAAACGCCAAGCCAGTATTTTAGAGGCAGAGGGAACTAAAGAGGCGAACGATTTATTAAACAAATCACTGGGGCCGCTTACAATTAAGTACTACCAAATTGAAGCATTTAAAGACCTTTGTACCTCGCCTAATGCAAAAACTATTATTACCGACGGTAAGACGCCGTTCTTAACCATGCCTGATTAA